One part of the Granulicella arctica genome encodes these proteins:
- a CDS encoding DUF6895 family protein, which yields MRTNTIQTTDLANSTKEKWDEDDLVQRLCRTLDFAERAIRQLGENGYADSVEQQATVRPEKLIAETAILLLAASKVSDYAAIGPRILRVASLLVPHARSPRMLRGICLEPAVAFEYATAHICLKRLGFYDPDFDAMLDLSAASQASDGRERAPHRMLEQEWLKQGWLYPEGLPRLRSGSQVTNSVLNRTMDLLHGTREDVYCFTHALMYLRDFNLFTRPLPRMREALLEEAEGMLARCLDEQDYDLAGEVLLAWPLTGESWSSAAAFAFRVLARVESAAGFLPAPTTRVGYMKSLDPETGRQYFLATAYHTVYVMGLLCAAALSSGRRPPVKIPLTPVRAGAFDAVSKCLEGDDRRAHWQDDADELEPAERESLAGFFLSIGLHREFGRRNFAAMERLLSVGTALGLTANPVASQAAEMMTRVSQFALFEPLLPRLQYDSARKAESSADGARASNVWGEASPQAVGLS from the coding sequence ATGAGAACGAATACGATTCAGACTACCGATCTCGCCAATTCCACCAAAGAAAAATGGGATGAAGACGACCTGGTGCAGCGGCTCTGCCGGACACTGGATTTTGCAGAACGGGCCATCCGCCAACTGGGCGAGAATGGCTATGCCGATAGCGTAGAGCAGCAGGCCACGGTGCGTCCGGAGAAGCTGATTGCGGAGACGGCGATCCTGTTGCTGGCTGCGTCGAAGGTGTCGGACTATGCGGCGATTGGGCCGCGGATCTTGCGAGTGGCGAGCCTGCTGGTTCCACATGCACGCAGTCCGCGTATGCTGCGCGGCATCTGCCTGGAGCCGGCGGTGGCGTTTGAGTATGCGACGGCGCACATCTGCCTGAAGCGGCTTGGCTTCTACGATCCGGACTTCGATGCGATGCTGGATTTGAGTGCTGCGTCGCAGGCGAGCGATGGGCGCGAACGAGCTCCGCACCGGATGCTCGAGCAGGAGTGGCTGAAGCAGGGGTGGCTGTATCCGGAGGGGTTGCCGCGGCTGCGCAGCGGTTCGCAGGTGACGAACTCTGTGTTGAACCGGACGATGGATCTGCTGCATGGGACGCGTGAGGATGTCTATTGCTTCACGCATGCGCTGATGTATCTCAGAGACTTCAATTTGTTTACTCGCCCGCTGCCGCGGATGCGGGAGGCGTTGCTGGAAGAGGCAGAGGGGATGCTGGCGCGGTGCCTGGATGAGCAGGACTACGATCTTGCGGGAGAGGTGTTACTGGCCTGGCCGCTCACGGGCGAGAGCTGGAGTTCTGCGGCGGCTTTTGCGTTTCGCGTTCTTGCGAGGGTTGAGAGCGCTGCGGGTTTTCTCCCAGCGCCGACGACGCGTGTCGGTTATATGAAGAGTCTTGACCCGGAGACTGGGCGGCAATATTTTCTGGCCACGGCCTATCACACGGTCTATGTGATGGGATTGTTGTGCGCGGCAGCGTTGTCTTCTGGCCGGAGGCCGCCGGTGAAGATTCCGTTGACGCCGGTGAGAGCCGGGGCCTTCGATGCGGTATCCAAGTGCCTGGAGGGAGACGACCGGAGAGCTCATTGGCAGGATGATGCGGACGAGCTTGAGCCGGCAGAGCGTGAGTCGCTGGCTGGGTTCTTCCTCAGCATCGGGCTGCATCGTGAGTTTGGGCGGCGGAACTTTGCGGCGATGGAGAGGTTGCTCTCTGTGGGGACTGCGCTTGGGCTTACGGCCAATCCGGTAGCGAGCCAGGCGGCGGAGATGATGACGCGGGTCTCGCAGTTCGCGCTCTTTGAACCGCTGCTTCCACGGCTTCAGTATGATTCGGCACGGAAAGCCGAAAGCTCGGCAGATGGTGCGAGAGCGAGCAATGTCTGGGGGGAGGCGAGTCCCCAGGCGGTTGGACTATCATGA
- a CDS encoding CocE/NonD family hydrolase, whose amino-acid sequence MRRTNNPSTRKHVRAAGESSIAGRTHHSSPRRWMLPTLLAATVAILCVIAWPFTLAHLQAVAVLKQVSEEPVPWIVGEAVAEPITIEDVQFESSAGAVHARVYLPVNKPNAPAMIVLHGVHHLGIDEPRLESFASALASCGLRVLTPELPDIKDYRVDASSIRIIGESTKWFSQKTNGPVGVMGLSFSGGLALLSAANPVYQPDFKFVLAIGSQDSMKHVAQYYLTGQEQRPDGSVEKLTPHEYGALVLEYEYLEDFVPPGDIDAVRNVLRQHLYEDKPAEAAALAQLTPQQTSEAKQLMDSNAPATRAMLAKADALHSTDMKDLSPAGRLSTMTTPVYLLHGQADNIIPAAETLWMANELPSSTRKAVLVSPVLSHLDIASARPGIWDEWQLVHFLALVIHAAETK is encoded by the coding sequence ATGCGGCGAACAAACAATCCTTCGACACGAAAACACGTCAGAGCCGCTGGAGAAAGCAGCATCGCCGGACGAACCCACCACAGCTCGCCACGCCGCTGGATGCTGCCAACCCTGCTCGCCGCAACCGTTGCCATCCTTTGCGTCATCGCATGGCCCTTCACGCTCGCACACCTGCAAGCCGTCGCCGTGCTGAAGCAGGTCAGTGAAGAGCCCGTCCCATGGATCGTCGGCGAAGCCGTCGCGGAACCCATCACCATCGAAGACGTCCAGTTCGAATCATCAGCCGGAGCCGTACACGCCCGCGTCTATCTCCCCGTCAACAAGCCCAACGCGCCCGCAATGATCGTCCTCCATGGCGTACACCATCTCGGCATCGACGAGCCGCGCCTCGAGAGCTTCGCCTCCGCATTAGCAAGCTGCGGCCTGCGCGTCCTCACGCCGGAGCTTCCCGACATCAAGGACTACCGCGTCGATGCCAGCTCCATCCGCATCATCGGCGAGTCAACCAAGTGGTTCTCCCAAAAGACAAACGGCCCCGTCGGCGTCATGGGACTCAGCTTCAGCGGCGGCCTGGCACTCCTCTCCGCCGCAAACCCCGTCTACCAACCCGACTTCAAGTTCGTCCTCGCCATCGGCTCACAGGACTCGATGAAACACGTCGCCCAGTACTACCTCACCGGCCAGGAGCAACGCCCCGACGGCTCCGTCGAGAAGCTCACGCCGCATGAGTACGGCGCGCTCGTACTCGAATACGAGTACCTCGAAGACTTCGTCCCACCCGGCGACATCGACGCCGTCCGCAACGTTCTCCGCCAACACCTCTACGAAGACAAACCCGCCGAAGCCGCCGCCCTCGCGCAGCTAACCCCACAGCAAACATCCGAAGCAAAGCAATTGATGGACTCGAACGCCCCCGCCACCCGAGCCATGCTCGCAAAAGCCGACGCACTACATTCCACAGACATGAAAGACCTCTCCCCCGCAGGAAGACTCAGCACCATGACGACACCGGTCTACCTCCTGCACGGCCAGGCAGATAACATCATTCCAGCGGCCGAAACCCTATGGATGGCAAACGAGCTTCCATCCTCGACGCGAAAGGCGGTGCTGGTCAGCCCCGTGCTCTCGCACCTCGATATCGCTTCTGCCAGGCCCGGCATCTGGGACGAGTGGCAACTAGTCCACTTCCTGGCTCTCGTCATTCACGCAGCAGAAACAAAGTAA
- a CDS encoding threonine ammonia-lyase → MSKLVALDEIQAAQQRIAGVAVRTPLYRLERARLRMAKLAEPEFDIYIKAESEQPIGSFKLRGAYNMVAQLAPEALKRGVITYSSGNHAQGVAYAARALGTKAVIVMPDNAPEVKKQATAALGAEIVLVGPASSERRLKAEELAAEFGYAMIPPYDHPYIIAGQATCGLEIVEQLPGVDLILSPVSGGGLLSGTATAVKLASPQTQVWGVEPELAADAKESFDTKTLVEWPVSKTVRTIGDGLRTQSLGALNFEHILKYVDGIVTVSEDEIYAAIRIMLSVTKLVPEPSGAVTLAAALFHAHELPRARKVAIILSGGNLEPHLKQRLEEELAAN, encoded by the coding sequence ATGAGCAAGCTGGTCGCACTCGACGAGATACAAGCAGCACAGCAGCGCATCGCAGGCGTAGCCGTAAGAACGCCCCTCTACCGCCTCGAGCGCGCCCGCCTCCGCATGGCCAAACTCGCCGAGCCCGAGTTCGACATCTACATCAAAGCTGAGAGCGAACAGCCCATCGGCAGCTTCAAACTGCGCGGCGCTTACAACATGGTGGCGCAGCTCGCGCCCGAAGCCCTCAAGCGCGGCGTCATCACCTACTCCAGCGGAAACCACGCGCAGGGCGTCGCCTACGCCGCACGTGCCCTGGGCACAAAGGCCGTCATCGTCATGCCGGACAACGCCCCCGAAGTGAAGAAACAGGCAACCGCCGCCCTCGGAGCAGAGATCGTCCTCGTCGGTCCCGCCTCATCCGAGCGCAGATTAAAAGCCGAAGAGCTAGCCGCCGAGTTCGGCTACGCCATGATCCCCCCCTACGACCACCCGTACATCATCGCCGGCCAGGCTACCTGCGGCCTCGAGATCGTCGAGCAGCTTCCCGGCGTGGACCTCATCCTCTCCCCCGTCAGCGGCGGCGGTCTGCTCAGCGGAACCGCCACCGCCGTCAAGCTCGCCTCACCCCAAACCCAGGTCTGGGGAGTGGAACCCGAACTAGCCGCCGACGCAAAGGAAAGCTTCGACACCAAAACCCTCGTCGAGTGGCCCGTCTCAAAGACCGTCCGCACCATTGGCGACGGCCTCCGCACCCAGAGCCTCGGCGCCCTCAACTTCGAGCACATCCTGAAGTATGTAGACGGCATCGTGACCGTCAGCGAAGACGAGATCTACGCCGCCATCCGCATCATGCTCTCAGTCACCAAGCTCGTCCCCGAGCCAAGCGGAGCTGTCACCCTCGCCGCCGCCCTCTTCCACGCCCACGAGCTCCCCAGGGCCCGCAAGGTCGCCATCATCCTGAGCGGAGGCAATCTCGAGCCACATCTCAAGCAACGCCTCGAAGAAGAACTAGCCGCAAATTGA
- a CDS encoding SH3 domain-containing protein, with amino-acid sequence MNLSPWDRHLKRSISCAAILLAASCAAFAQRSKQDKAAGYDRAARATVLHEANVYISPDADAQKISLVTPGHEVVVIERNGPWVRVFANTDVEEKADDADKPDFVPDDSTVTPASGWIRDKGIVSPSTKNGDAILYGTAATLEEQASEPHAPKNAAEQAHLLYRRVADYFPDSPLAPAAAWRSADVRWQLEKLDISTLPSAREQEAYLRPALYDGEMKKVIKNYPGSKFAAMAAFDLIDNKLCGDWQGLPKCPEMETGLYEKYAQQFPDGPKTAEALYDAEYRQGVLVTMYTVQEEKKRADNAASHAQSIADQLKTKFPASDYAARGTSLAFRIAQGISIYGTDRD; translated from the coding sequence ATGAATCTCTCTCCATGGGATCGCCACCTGAAACGCTCCATAAGCTGTGCCGCGATACTTCTGGCAGCCTCCTGCGCAGCCTTTGCCCAGCGCAGCAAACAGGACAAAGCCGCAGGTTACGACCGCGCAGCCCGCGCCACCGTCCTGCATGAAGCAAACGTCTACATCTCACCCGACGCCGACGCGCAAAAGATCTCCCTCGTCACCCCCGGCCACGAGGTCGTCGTCATCGAACGCAACGGCCCCTGGGTACGCGTCTTCGCCAACACCGACGTCGAAGAAAAAGCCGACGACGCCGACAAACCCGACTTCGTCCCCGATGACAGCACCGTCACCCCCGCCTCCGGCTGGATTCGCGACAAGGGCATCGTAAGCCCATCCACCAAGAACGGCGACGCCATCCTCTATGGCACTGCCGCAACCCTAGAAGAGCAAGCCTCCGAACCCCACGCCCCCAAGAATGCAGCCGAGCAGGCCCACCTGCTCTACCGCCGCGTCGCCGACTACTTCCCCGACTCCCCCCTCGCCCCCGCAGCCGCCTGGCGCTCCGCCGACGTGCGCTGGCAACTGGAGAAGCTCGACATCAGCACCCTCCCCTCAGCCAGGGAGCAGGAGGCCTACCTCCGCCCCGCTCTCTACGACGGCGAAATGAAGAAGGTCATCAAGAACTACCCCGGATCGAAGTTCGCCGCCATGGCCGCCTTCGACCTCATCGACAACAAGCTCTGCGGCGACTGGCAGGGCCTGCCCAAGTGCCCGGAGATGGAGACCGGCCTCTACGAAAAATACGCGCAGCAATTCCCCGACGGCCCCAAAACCGCCGAGGCCCTCTACGACGCCGAGTACCGCCAGGGTGTCCTCGTTACCATGTACACCGTCCAGGAAGAAAAAAAACGCGCCGACAACGCCGCCTCCCACGCGCAGAGCATCGCCGATCAGCTCAAAACCAAGTTCCCCGCCTCCGACTACGCCGCACGCGGCACAAGCCTCGCCTTCCGCATCGCGCAAGGCATCTCCATCTATGGAACCGACCGTGACTAA
- a CDS encoding GNAT family N-acetyltransferase, which yields MTNEPSPATLSVRTISPEDSVAVAELCAQLGYEATATEVRERIDTLLSNPEQVALVACLDIEVVGWIEAAVIRHIQSPAHALIGGLVVKDHIRSLGIGKQLCAEVETWSRAKGLTVVRVTSRSTRESAHRFYLREGYSQTKISAVFEKLLP from the coding sequence GTGACTAACGAGCCATCTCCAGCAACATTGAGCGTACGCACCATCTCGCCCGAAGACTCCGTTGCCGTTGCAGAACTTTGCGCACAACTAGGCTACGAAGCTACCGCTACAGAGGTCCGCGAACGCATCGACACCCTGCTTTCGAACCCCGAGCAAGTAGCCCTCGTAGCATGCCTGGACATCGAGGTTGTGGGCTGGATCGAAGCCGCAGTCATCCGTCACATCCAATCCCCCGCACACGCACTGATCGGCGGCCTCGTCGTAAAAGATCACATACGCAGCCTCGGCATAGGCAAACAACTCTGCGCCGAAGTAGAAACGTGGAGCCGGGCAAAGGGTCTCACCGTGGTGCGAGTCACATCGCGCAGCACAAGAGAGAGCGCACACCGCTTCTACCTTCGCGAAGGATACAGCCAGACCAAAATCTCAGCCGTGTTTGAGAAGCTCCTCCCCTAG
- a CDS encoding undecaprenyl-diphosphate phosphatase, which yields MPIVQVIILAIVQGLAELLPVSSSAHVVVAEKLMGLDPSSPQMTLLLVMLHTGTMFAVIAYFWKQWRFTYFKNALTFKRFAIRVIWATALTGIIGEAVKKIIEITILKGVPHAEIEDLFGHLEWIAPALLAAGLLILLAGLMERRRMGDFKPVVGDSVTMRQAGWIGFIQGLCLPFRGFSRSGATISTGMLTGASKERAERFSFALAVILTPPVVAREAMRLVKATHASPTAAADLHAAFLTSLLGMVFAFLAGLVALKWLSSWLEEGRWYLFGIYCIVASGFVFYLHTAGY from the coding sequence ATGCCGATCGTCCAAGTCATCATTCTTGCCATTGTGCAGGGTCTCGCCGAGCTTCTGCCCGTCTCCAGCTCCGCCCACGTCGTCGTCGCGGAAAAGCTCATGGGGCTCGACCCATCCTCGCCCCAGATGACGCTGCTTCTCGTCATGCTCCACACCGGCACCATGTTCGCCGTCATCGCCTACTTCTGGAAGCAGTGGCGCTTCACCTACTTCAAGAACGCCCTCACCTTCAAGCGCTTCGCCATACGCGTCATCTGGGCGACAGCACTCACGGGCATCATCGGCGAAGCCGTCAAGAAGATCATCGAGATCACCATCCTCAAGGGAGTGCCGCACGCCGAGATCGAAGATCTCTTCGGCCACCTAGAGTGGATCGCTCCTGCGCTCCTCGCAGCCGGTCTCCTCATCCTGCTCGCCGGTCTCATGGAGCGCCGCCGCATGGGTGACTTCAAACCCGTCGTCGGCGATAGCGTCACCATGCGGCAGGCTGGCTGGATCGGCTTCATCCAGGGCCTCTGCCTTCCCTTCCGCGGATTCTCACGCTCCGGCGCGACCATCTCCACCGGCATGTTGACAGGCGCCAGCAAAGAGCGCGCCGAACGTTTCAGCTTTGCCCTCGCCGTCATCCTCACCCCACCCGTCGTAGCCCGCGAAGCCATGCGTCTGGTCAAAGCAACCCACGCCTCACCGACCGCCGCTGCCGACCTCCACGCCGCCTTCCTCACCAGCCTCCTCGGCATGGTCTTCGCCTTCCTGGCCGGCCTCGTCGCCCTCAAATGGCTCAGCAGCTGGCTCGAAGAGGGCCGCTGGTACCTCTTCGGAATCTATTGCATCGTCGCCTCAGGCTTTGTCTTCTACCTGCACACCGCCGGCTACTAG
- a CDS encoding DoxX family protein: MIGRTLLAILFIVAGALHFVAPQLYLKIMPPYLPWHLALIYISGAAEICGGVGLLAPMTRHAAAWGLVALLIAVMPANVYMATAHVSVPGVMGQSWAQWLRLPLQIPLIYWAWLYTRG, encoded by the coding sequence ATGATTGGCCGGACGCTGCTTGCCATTCTGTTTATTGTTGCAGGCGCTCTTCACTTCGTTGCGCCGCAGCTTTATCTGAAGATCATGCCGCCGTATCTTCCCTGGCATCTGGCGCTGATTTACATCAGTGGAGCGGCGGAGATCTGCGGTGGGGTGGGGCTGCTGGCTCCGATGACGCGGCATGCTGCGGCTTGGGGGCTGGTGGCTCTGCTGATTGCGGTGATGCCGGCGAATGTCTATATGGCGACGGCGCATGTCTCGGTCCCTGGGGTGATGGGGCAGAGTTGGGCGCAGTGGCTGCGGCTTCCGTTGCAGATACCGTTGATCTATTGGGCTTGGTTGTATACGCGGGGGTAG
- a CDS encoding PA2169 family four-helix-bundle protein, producing MEKVLLSLINSLHDSQKGLADIGEHLKDEVLKRYFFAESLKRANFRGELENELHRHGIADVNETGTASGTVQRVWGDLKAKLGGGDHTLLETAEQGEDSAKDAYADALQQELPLPLHQLLSEQQEQVLLSHDYVRKHRDALAAK from the coding sequence ATGGAAAAGGTTTTACTCTCACTAATTAACTCGTTGCACGATAGCCAGAAGGGGCTGGCCGATATTGGGGAACATTTGAAGGATGAGGTGCTCAAGCGGTATTTCTTTGCCGAGTCGCTGAAGCGGGCGAACTTTCGTGGAGAGCTTGAAAATGAGCTGCATCGTCACGGAATCGCGGATGTGAATGAGACTGGGACGGCATCGGGAACGGTTCAGCGCGTCTGGGGGGATTTGAAGGCGAAGCTCGGGGGCGGCGATCATACGCTGCTTGAGACGGCGGAGCAGGGTGAAGATAGCGCCAAAGACGCTTATGCCGATGCGCTTCAGCAGGAGTTGCCGCTGCCGCTGCATCAGTTGTTGAGTGAGCAGCAGGAGCAGGTGCTTCTCTCGCATGACTATGTTCGCAAGCATCGGGATGCGCTTGCCGCGAAGTAG
- a CDS encoding DNA translocase FtsK: protein MKPLRLVATPTRNRRLNELIGLAVMVGAGLLLLALATYTPTDPSLNTVGGYATGSAHPAHNWTGIFGAYLADALLQLIGVAAFFLPIVLGRIGYCWLRSRQAGSPVARSIGLGLWIVFAPAAIGLLPGHILWRQALPIEGATGRLLADSMVHFLNLPGACIVLALMVAVSLYLATTFTFSTASEWATVRFAFLQSMQDRWMARRARRAGNRTVEDMDVFESKRERMESKARRAREKQQAVAARLTGEEPAYAPEAAPSSNTLLGGFFGWWGRRKRNEALAATPDDPLADHTPPSTMWQSMPRTLVDAPPVTPFRTATAAAAPFAEALAKAAAPAREWDGDINTTPTFSSFNEDDTNSRMDLPELPPARTPVRDLKPRLVEEMPRPAAPQPSGISFGKRADADAHPVTIVPKSVRGYKLPPSSLLYRSEEHPIVREDALREEARVLVEKCAEFSVDGQVTQINPGPVVTTFEFRPDAGVKVARITGLADDLCLAMAAESILIERMPGKSTVGIQVPNAERETIWLRDVVECESFAQSKSKLAIALGKDINGRIVTADLASMPHVLIAGSTGSGKSVAINAMIMSVLFKSTPEQVRMILVDPKRVELGMYEGIPHLFTPIITEAKLAANALRNAVREMERRLKLLAANHVRNIDQFNKLFDHGSEYLFEDVNQEPLPYIIIIIDELADLMMLDRANVEESITRLAQMARAVGIHLVLATQRPSVDVITGLIKANVPTRMSFRLATKVDSRTIIDSNGAESLLGRGDMLYLPPGTSRVQRVHAPFVTEKEISAVTAFWKAQGEAEYVHGFLEGPKEDETGKDKDGGDAEGNDDPMYDDAVRLVFEFGKASTSLLQRRLRIGYGRAAHLIDMMYNDGLVGPADGSKPREILKSPNWIAEVDEVIR from the coding sequence ATGAAGCCACTCAGACTTGTCGCCACGCCAACGCGCAATCGCCGCCTGAACGAACTCATCGGGCTGGCCGTCATGGTCGGTGCAGGACTCCTTCTTCTCGCGCTCGCCACCTACACCCCCACCGACCCCTCCCTCAACACCGTCGGCGGTTACGCCACCGGATCAGCCCACCCCGCGCACAACTGGACCGGCATCTTCGGAGCCTACCTCGCCGACGCCCTCCTGCAACTCATCGGAGTCGCCGCCTTCTTCCTCCCCATCGTCCTCGGACGTATCGGCTACTGCTGGCTCCGGTCGCGCCAGGCAGGATCACCCGTAGCCCGCAGCATCGGCCTGGGCCTCTGGATCGTCTTCGCCCCCGCAGCCATCGGCCTCCTCCCCGGCCATATCCTCTGGCGTCAAGCTCTCCCCATCGAAGGAGCCACCGGCCGCCTGCTCGCCGACAGCATGGTGCACTTCCTCAATCTTCCCGGAGCCTGCATCGTCCTCGCCCTCATGGTCGCCGTCTCGCTCTACCTAGCAACCACCTTCACCTTCAGCACCGCCAGCGAGTGGGCCACCGTGCGCTTCGCCTTCCTCCAGTCCATGCAGGACCGCTGGATGGCCCGTCGCGCCCGCCGCGCCGGCAACCGCACCGTCGAGGACATGGACGTCTTCGAGAGCAAGCGCGAGCGCATGGAGTCCAAAGCCCGCCGAGCCCGAGAGAAACAGCAAGCCGTAGCCGCCCGCCTCACCGGAGAGGAACCCGCCTACGCCCCCGAAGCCGCCCCCAGCAGCAACACCCTCCTCGGCGGCTTCTTCGGATGGTGGGGTCGCCGCAAGCGCAACGAGGCCCTCGCCGCAACCCCTGACGATCCCCTGGCAGACCACACGCCTCCCTCCACCATGTGGCAGTCCATGCCCCGCACCCTCGTCGATGCCCCACCCGTAACCCCCTTCCGCACCGCCACCGCAGCAGCGGCCCCCTTCGCCGAAGCCCTCGCCAAAGCCGCCGCGCCCGCACGCGAGTGGGACGGAGACATCAACACCACCCCAACCTTCAGCAGCTTCAACGAAGACGACACCAACAGCCGCATGGACCTCCCCGAGCTGCCGCCCGCACGCACTCCCGTCCGCGACCTGAAGCCCCGCCTCGTCGAAGAGATGCCGCGCCCCGCAGCCCCCCAACCCTCCGGCATCTCCTTCGGCAAGCGCGCCGACGCCGACGCCCACCCCGTCACCATCGTCCCCAAGAGCGTCCGCGGCTACAAGCTCCCACCCTCTTCCCTCCTCTACCGCAGCGAGGAGCACCCCATCGTCCGCGAGGACGCCCTCCGCGAAGAGGCCCGCGTCCTCGTCGAAAAATGCGCCGAGTTCTCCGTCGACGGACAGGTCACCCAGATCAACCCCGGCCCCGTCGTCACCACCTTCGAGTTCCGTCCCGACGCCGGCGTCAAAGTCGCCCGCATCACCGGCCTCGCCGACGACCTCTGCCTCGCCATGGCCGCCGAATCCATCCTCATCGAGCGCATGCCCGGCAAATCCACCGTCGGCATCCAGGTCCCCAACGCCGAACGCGAAACCATCTGGCTCCGCGACGTCGTCGAGTGCGAATCCTTCGCCCAAAGCAAGAGCAAGCTAGCCATCGCCCTCGGCAAAGACATCAACGGACGCATCGTTACCGCCGACCTCGCCTCCATGCCGCACGTCCTCATCGCAGGCTCCACCGGCTCCGGTAAATCCGTCGCCATCAACGCCATGATCATGTCCGTGCTCTTCAAGAGCACCCCCGAGCAGGTCCGCATGATCCTCGTCGACCCCAAGCGCGTCGAGCTCGGCATGTACGAGGGCATCCCGCACCTCTTCACCCCCATCATCACCGAGGCCAAACTCGCCGCCAACGCCCTCCGCAACGCCGTCCGCGAGATGGAACGCCGCCTCAAGCTCCTCGCCGCCAACCACGTCCGCAACATCGACCAGTTCAACAAGCTCTTCGACCACGGCTCCGAGTACCTCTTCGAAGACGTCAACCAGGAGCCCCTGCCCTACATCATCATCATCATCGACGAGCTCGCCGACCTCATGATGCTCGACCGCGCCAACGTCGAAGAGTCCATCACCCGCCTCGCCCAGATGGCCCGCGCCGTCGGCATCCACCTCGTCCTCGCCACCCAGCGCCCCTCGGTCGACGTCATCACCGGCCTCATCAAGGCCAACGTCCCCACCCGCATGTCCTTCCGCCTCGCCACCAAGGTCGACTCCCGCACCATCATCGACTCGAACGGCGCCGAATCCCTCCTCGGCCGCGGCGACATGCTCTACCTCCCCCCCGGCACCAGCCGCGTCCAGCGCGTCCACGCCCCCTTCGTCACCGAAAAAGAGATCTCCGCCGTCACCGCCTTCTGGAAGGCCCAGGGCGAAGCCGAGTACGTCCACGGCTTCCTCGAAGGCCCCAAGGAAGACGAAACCGGCAAGGACAAGGACGGCGGCGACGCCGAAGGCAACGACGACCCCATGTACGACGACGCCGTCCGCCTCGTCTTCGAGTTCGGCAAAGCCAGCACCTCACTCCTCCAACGCCGCCTCCGCATCGGCTACGGCCGCGCCGCCCACCTCATCGACATGATGTACAACGATGGACTAGTAGGCCCCGCCGACGGCTCCAAACCCCGCGAGATCCTAAAATCCCCCAACTGGATCGCCGAAGTAGACGAGGTTATCCGGTAA
- a CDS encoding DUF3999 family protein: MKALLLALLLWQVADVAPDAEQQYFHYERAVSLPSTAADGGQACATLDGQVYAHAATSLKDVRLYQGMREVPYAITLSESTEADSEPAKVLNLGMRGKKIVFDLAMPARPYTDVVLDLDAHDFIASAEVSAGATKLGTFTLFDLSSQRLSRSMTLRLQESSFSTLHVELNISSADGSSAFAATTAMVEGAMVPPNREAQTVYTVVGETAAVTQRGRQTVARFLLPAHVPVERVSFAMAPGFAGNFSRNVEVTGRTEGAPDAAVETLTGSILRVRMERAGGTIRQEQLSVPATLGANLQKDATVEVLIDNGNDVPLPVSSVRLEMRERRLCFAVPAVDGLRLFYGDDKLDAPVYDYARLFSQDGKVATAALKAEESNPQYVGRPVPLRPLTERYPELLWVVLLAVVCVLAVVAMHSAKRMPK; this comes from the coding sequence ATGAAGGCTCTGCTGCTTGCGCTGTTGCTGTGGCAGGTTGCGGATGTTGCTCCGGATGCGGAGCAGCAGTACTTCCACTATGAGCGGGCGGTTTCGCTGCCGTCGACGGCTGCCGATGGCGGGCAGGCTTGCGCGACGCTCGATGGGCAGGTGTATGCGCATGCGGCGACTTCGCTGAAGGATGTGCGGCTGTATCAGGGGATGCGCGAGGTTCCGTATGCGATTACGTTGAGCGAGTCGACGGAGGCGGATAGCGAACCGGCGAAGGTGTTGAACCTGGGGATGCGCGGGAAGAAGATCGTGTTCGATCTTGCGATGCCTGCGCGACCTTACACGGATGTGGTGCTGGATCTCGACGCGCATGACTTTATTGCGTCGGCGGAGGTTTCGGCGGGTGCGACGAAGCTGGGGACGTTTACGCTGTTCGATCTGAGCTCGCAGCGGCTCTCGCGGAGTATGACACTGCGGTTGCAGGAGTCTAGTTTTTCGACGCTGCATGTGGAGCTGAATATTTCGTCTGCTGACGGGAGTTCGGCGTTTGCGGCGACGACGGCGATGGTGGAAGGCGCGATGGTTCCGCCGAACCGTGAGGCTCAGACGGTCTATACGGTGGTGGGCGAGACGGCGGCGGTGACGCAGCGGGGGAGACAGACGGTGGCTCGTTTTCTTTTGCCGGCGCATGTTCCGGTGGAGCGGGTTTCGTTTGCGATGGCGCCGGGGTTTGCGGGGAACTTCAGCCGAAATGTTGAGGTGACGGGGCGGACGGAGGGTGCTCCGGATGCTGCGGTGGAGACGCTGACGGGAAGTATTTTGCGGGTGCGGATGGAGCGGGCGGGAGGCACGATTCGGCAGGAGCAACTGAGCGTGCCGGCGACGCTGGGGGCGAATCTTCAGAAGGATGCGACGGTCGAGGTGCTGATTGATAACGGCAACGACGTACCGTTGCCGGTGAGTTCGGTGCGGCTGGAGATGCGGGAGCGGCGGTTGTGCTTTGCTGTTCCGGCTGTGGATGGGCTGCGGCTGTTTTATGGCGACGATAAGTTGGATGCGCCGGTGTATGACTATGCTCGGCTGTTCTCGCAGGATGGCAAGGTGGCGACTGCGGCGTTGAAGGCTGAGGAGAGTAATCCGCAGTATGTGGGGCGGCCGGTGCCGCTGCGACCATTGACGGAGCGCTATCCGGAGCTGCTGTGGGTCGTGCTACTGGCGGTGGTGTGCGTGCTGGCGGTGGTGGCGATGCACTCAGCGAAGCGGATGCCGAAGTAG